A single region of the Podospora pseudopauciseta strain CBS 411.78 chromosome 1, whole genome shotgun sequence genome encodes:
- a CDS encoding hypothetical protein (COG:U; EggNog:ENOG503NWUP), whose product MSQKSQSLLDYLVENEPSFRKARLPALYSSFAAQRTLNPDGYAANLSAWRRALAKVAKSGLAPPPTSSSKPSLLVLNTDERLVSAFETKQYGRPLSLGLVIKEAVENKELVPLRQFLERKESIYSRSWSVWGLAGWVLKTAGVTDFLKGSGDKVPKGQFVVVENVEGAGKAFGEGIKDKEGRFERTFTRAHFAKVFNDQLVEGGRELSDTDMDVLLVFLARDKQMIDYDGKTVKIRDGEGEPEGLTDEDASIAQLKELLASLTHQTLLLSKRVEELGAQAKEAVTKQNRVAALAALKSKKLAEQTLEKRYATVNQLEQVQTQLEQASDNVQIVKVMESSSDALKSLTAKVGGVEGVEEVVDRLREQMADADEVGKILAEASGTTVLDEGEIDDELAEMERQEKEKERKKVEEKQQREAEERAKEEQKEAADLRKKLEAIGEVPSSAPVKDKETDEAEAMMGRLTLG is encoded by the exons ATGTCGCAAAAGTCCCAGTCCCTACTCGATTATCTAGTGGAAAATGAGCCTTCCTTCCGCAA AGCCCGCCTGCCAGCCCTCTACTCCTCCTTTGCAGCCCAACGAACTCTGAATCCCGACGGCTATGCtgccaacctctccgcctGGCGGCGCGCCCTCGCCAAAGTTGCGAAATCCGGACTCGCACCTCCACCCACGTCATCCAGCAAACCTTCCCTGCTCGTATTAAACACAGACGAGAGGCTAGTAAGTGCCTTCGAGACGAAACAGTACGGCCGCCCACTATCACTGGGGCTGGTAATCAAAGAGGCGGTGGAAAACAAGGAGTTGGTGCCACTGAGGCAGTTCCTCGAGCGGAAGGAGAGCATCTACTCCCGCTCTTGGTCGGTATGGGGATTAGCGGGGTGGGTCCTCAAGACAGCGGGTGTGACTGATTTCCTGAAGGGTAGCGGGGATAAAGTACCAAAGGGGCAATTTGTCGTAGTGGAAAATGTTGAGGGGGCAGGCAAGGCTTTTGGCGAGGGgatcaaggacaaggaggggCGGTTCGAGAGGACGTTTACCAGGGCGCATTTTGCCAAGGTTTTCAATGATCAGCTTGTCGAAGGGGGCAGGGAGTTATCAGATACTGATATGGATGTTTTGCTGGTTTTCTTGGCGAGGGATAAGCAAATGATAGACTATGATGGGAAGACGGTCAAGATcagggatggggagggagagccAGAGGGCTTGACGGACGAGGACGCGTCGATTGCTCAGCTCAAGGAGTTGCTGGCTTCTTTGACGCATCAAACGCTCCTTTTGTCCAAGCGGGTCGAGGAACTGGGCGCacaggccaaggaggcggtCACGAAACAAAACAGAGTGGCGGCGTTGGCGGCGCTCAAGAGCAAGAAGCTGGCCGAGCAAACGCTGGAAAAGCGGTATGCCACTGTCAACCAACTGGAGCAGGTACAGACTCAACTCGAACAAGCGAGCGACAATGTCCAGATTGTCAAGGTCATGGAGTCGTCATCAGACGCTCTCAAGAGCCTCACAGCCAAGGTGGGCGGCGtcgagggggtggaagaggttgtCGACAGGCTCCGGGAGCAGATGGCTGATGCCGATGAGGTCGGCAAGATCCTTGCCGAGGCCAGTGGAACAACCGTGCTGGATGAGGGCGAGATTGACGATGAACTCGCCGAGATGGAGAgacaggagaaggagaaggagaggaagaaggtggaggagaagcagcagagggaagccgaggagagggcgaaggAGGAACAGAAGGAGGCGGCAGACCTGcggaagaagctggaggccATTGGCGAAGTGCCTAGCAGTGCTCCTGTCAAAGATAAGGAGACAGACGAGGCGGAGGCCATGATGGGTAGGCTTACTCTCGGTTAA
- a CDS encoding hypothetical protein (COG:D; EggNog:ENOG503NYKG; BUSCO:EOG09260W8D) translates to MQPHEDAVQTPSPVQSPPLAASSIMRSLSGSQKPRPGASSILFSPTTDPLSQSELSLPIRTSSTSRRPQSASLFRSTILNNTPPGSPRDASPASTVRSTRSPARTMTGSIFAGTAGFKASLLDTGAADSPGDPLNLVLKSFVPHVAIHASEDVDDLVNAKGFEKGLWELLRPFGERVMGKVNVRDSNGVSRAWEDFSLRFTKFGDHSNLQIPDALAGLNGSEKQSGRAKESLTTDVEKVVERHLSFAEEAFRGTMEPQTPTRMGLDVEATSPYYALYLRRLLSGMPLAPHESFAHPVACVMAISSRNPNPIEALHRLYTETREGEKRYPVWVDGEYLRYYILVHDEENSDISKSMALFEQMKRNFGLHCHLLRLRSSESAETDDDSIPLPRSDWMTAAEELADIKESETKEDFEDPTRHIFESDATAIRTFVREMATQSLIPTMERNISVWNDQVASKRKGISGRFMSLSKRWAFGGSSRSSGIASSSSNYDASGFYRPDSPEAIMRRLADFAFMLRDWKLAMSTYDLLRTDFQNDKAWKYHAAANEMAAFALLIMPQNMSSKTRIETINQMLDNAFYSYLTRCNSLYGATRCIVLALELLRLRGGSGIDEAVRWGIKVLESRLMGKIGDALLKERMAICYASKSGAGSQAWGSRRRKSALWSVLGAEAWVAQEKYIQAQKCLNEARKMYSLLPGENGIQRFEVASDFLAMLNDQVKQGLQVDLLGPEESLVDVEEETFDHDDRRTRRTSMINPLGGATAAGMETAPLQSQGDVSGPSKDGFG, encoded by the coding sequence ATGCAACCTCACGAAGATGCGGTCCAAACGCCTTCGCCGGTCCAGTCCCCCCCTCTTGCGGCCTCCTCCATAATGCGATCTCTCTCCGGGTCCCAAAAGCCACGCCCTGGTGCATCCTCCATTCTTTTTTCGCCCACGACAGACCCTCTTTCACAGTCGGAACTCTCTTTGCCAATACGCACAAGCAGTACGAGCCGTCGTCCCCAGTCCGCCTCGCTCTTTCGGTCTACCattctcaacaacaccccaccTGGCTCGCCGCGAGATGCCTCCCCAGCTTCCACCGTACGGTCCACCCGATCACCAGCCCGCACGATGACAGGATCAATATTCGCCGGAACAGCAGGGTTCAAAGCTTCGCTCCTCGATACAGGGGCTGCTGATTCTCCCGGAGACCCCCTGAACCTGGTGTTGAAGAGCTTCGTTCCCCATGTCGCAATACACGCCAgtgaggatgttgatgatcTGGTCAACGCAAAGGGATTTGAGAAAGGGCTGTGGGAACTTCTTCGTCCATTCGGGGAGCGGGTCATGGGAAAGGTCAATGTCAGGGATAGCAACGGGGTATCGAGAGCATGGGAGGACTTCTCACTCAGATTCACCAAGTTCGGCGATCACTCCAACTTGCAAATCCCAGATGCGCTTGCTGGGTTGAATGGGTCAGAAAAGCAGAGCGGCAGGGCGAAAGAGAGTCTGACAACGGATGTAGAAAAAGTCGTGGAGCGACATCTCAGTTTTGCCGAGGAAGCCTTCAGAGGGACGATGGAACCACAAACACCGACAAGGATGGGATTAGACGTGGAAGCAACGTCCCCGTACTATGCCCTGTACCTTCGACGACTACTATCTGGCATGCCACTTGCGCCACATGAATCTTTCGCCCACCCAGTTGCTTGTGTTATGGCCATCAGCTCTCGGAATCCAAACCCTATCGAGGCTTTACACCGGCTTTACACAGAAACGAGAGAAGGGGAGAAGCGGTACCCCgtgtgggtggatggggaatACTTGCGGTATTACATTTTGGTGCATGACGAAGAAAATAGCGACATCAGCAAATCCATGGCCCTTTTCGAGCAGATGAAGAGAAATTTCGGCTTACATTGTCACTTGCTACGACTAAGAAGCTCTGAAAGCGCTGAAACGGACGACGACAGCATACCATTACCCAGGAGTGACTGGATGACGGCAGCTGAGGAACTGGCAGATATTAAGGAGAGCGAGACGAAAGAGGACTTTGAGGACCCGACGCGACACATTTTCGAGTCAGATGCTACAGCAATACGGACGTTTGTCAGGGAAATGGCAACACAATCTCTGATCCCAACCATGGAGCGCAATATTTCGGTATGGAACGATCAAGTGGCCTCAAAACGGAAAGGAATCAGCGGGCGATTCATGAGCTTGTCAAAAAGATGGGCATTCGGCGGCTCAAGTCGGTCATCTGGGATAGCAAGCTCATCAAGCAATTACGATGCGTCGGGATTCTACAGACCAGACAGCCCGGAGGCTATCATGCGCCGATTGGCAGACTTTGCTTTCATGCTTAGGGACTGGAAGCTGGCCATGTCGACATATGACCTCTTGCGGACTGATTTCCAAAACGACAAGGCCTGGAAATACCATGCGGCGGCCAATGAAATGGCAGCTTTTGCTCTGCTTATCATGCCACAGAACATGTCATCCAAAACCCGCATCGAGACAATCAATCAGATGCTTGACAACGCGTTTTATTCCTACCTGACACGATGTAATTCACTGTATGGAGCCACACGCTGTATAGTACTCGCTCTAGAACTGTTGCGGCTCAGAGGTGGGTCGGGGATAGACGAGGCTGTCAGATGGGGTATCAAAGTGCTCGAGTCGAGGTTAATGGGCAAGATTGGCGACGCACTGCTTAAAGAACGCATGGCAATCTGCTACGCCTCCAAGTCAGGGGCTGGGTCTCAAGCATGGGGTAGCAGGCGGCGCAAGTCGGCCCTCTGGAGCGTGCTCGGTGCTGAAGCCTGGGTCGCTCAGGAAAAGTACATCCAGGCCCAAAAATGCTTGAACGAAGCCAGAAAGATGTATTCGCTGCTGCCAGGGGAAAACGGGATCCAGAGGTTCGAGGTGGCAAGCGACTTTTTGGCCATGTTGAATGATCAGGTCAAACAAGGGTTGCAGGTTGACTTATTAGGGCCTGAGGAGAGCTTGGTAGAtgtggaggaagagaccTTTGATCATGACGATAgacggacgaggaggacgagcaTGATCAATCCTCTTGGAGGGGCGACCGCTGCTGGAATGGAAACGGCGCCTTTGCAGAGTCAGGGAGATGTAAGCGGCCCAAGTAAGGATGGGTTTGGTTAA
- the MCM6 gene encoding MCM DNA helicase complex subunit mcm6 (EggNog:ENOG503NVZM; BUSCO:EOG09260JT9; COG:L) has product MATPSASSDAGFMMSDGLSRTPRAGGRQQFPSSGRPLPSESLGAPSDDEGGGGGDGFADDQVPVRARPTDPANIPRVEDSIGRMVQDHFENFIEGFVETPTSSGQPTSSAVTTDRYYVAQIHGMRTYQLSTLYVDYKHLLSWSNGALADGIMNNYYRFLPFLTAALHNQIAKHEPQYFREHRQPTASSQHHGTDSSTLGGTGTQSEMSSKTANQQTDKLFAIAFYNLPLVSRVRSMRARNVGQLLSISGTVTRTSEVRPELALATFVCEGCRAVVPDVEQTFRYTEPTQCPNATCQNRTAWRLDIRQSTFVDWQKVRVQENSSEIPTGSMPRTMDVILRGEIVDRAKAGEKCIFTGALIVVPDVSQLGLPGLRKTAVRDDRGADAGGSGVGGLKALGVRDLTYRLAFLACMVTPDVSSLGASGEAQIVDMIGSLNGNVAVETAESLKEMQDATLSSYTQAEVDDLRAMVHSDHIYSRLVQSIAPMVYGHEIVKKGILLQMLSGVSKSTAEGMQLRGDINICIVGDPSTSKSQFLKYVCNFAPRAIYTSGKASSAAGLTAAVVKDEETGEFTIEAGALMLADNGVCCIDEFDKMDIADQVAIHEAMEQQTISIAKAGIQATLNARTSILAAANPVGGRYNRKTSLRANINMSAPIMSRFDLFFVILDECNEQVDRHLASHIVGIHQLRDEAVVPEFSTEQLQRYIRFARTYRPEFTDEAKEVLVQRYKDLRADDAQGGIGKNSYRITVRQLESMIRLSEAIAKANCVEDITPDFVNEAYNLLRQSIISVEHDDVEVDEEDEQPVEDGAALRAAADAASGSVPPEADGEGDTAMGDASAAAVHKEKQTVSYDKYISIVNLLVSKVAEEETSGSGEGIEGEELVQWYLEQKEEELTGEEDYEQELALAKKVLKKMVKDNILMAIRGEGMQEDTENGQAGPSAAAQRIVYVLHPNCAVEDV; this is encoded by the exons ATGGCAACACCATCAGCCTCCAGTGATGCTGGGTTCATGATGTCGGATGGTCTTTCGAGGACACCCCGCGCCGGCGGGAGACAACAGTTCCCTTCCAGCGGGAGACCTCTTCCTTCGGAAAGTCTGGGTGCGCCCAGCGACGAtgaaggtggtggcggtggtgatggctttgCAGACGATCAGGTTCCAGTGAGAGCCAGACCGACAGATCCTGCCAATATTCCCCGGGTAGAAGATAGCATTGGACGCATGGTGCAGGATCACTTTGAGAATTTTATCGAAGG ATTCGTCGAGACACCGACTTCCTCTGGCCAGCCTACCTCCTCAGCTGTGACCACAGACCGCTATTATGTTGCCCAAATCCATGGCATGCGTACCTATCAGTTGTCGACCCTATATGTCGACTACAAGCACCTTTTGAGCTGGAGCAACGGCGCCCTGGCCGACGGTATCATGAACAACTACTATCGTTTCCTGCCCTTCCTAACAGCGGCGCTCCACAACCAGATCGCGAAGCACGAGCCTCAATATTTCAGGGAACACAGACAGCCAACCGCCTCAAGCCAGCACCACGGCACTGATAGCAGCACCCTGGGTGGAACTGGTACGCAGTCCGAGATGAGCAGCAAGACCGCCAACCAGCAAACTGACAAGCTGTTCGCCATCGCCTTCTACAATCTCCCCCTTGTTTCCCGAGTCCGGTCAATGCGAGCCAGGAATGTTGGCCAACTATTGAGCATCAGCGGTACCGTTACCCGCACATCTGAAGTCAGACCCGAACTGGCCCTCGCGACGTTTGTTTGCGAAGGCTGCAGAGCTGTTGTTCCAGACGTCGAGCAGACCTTCCGGTATACGGAACCTACCCAGTGTCCCAATGCTACTTGCCAAAATAGAACCGCATGGAGGCTAGACATCCGGCAGAGCACCTTCGTTGATTGGCAGAAGGTCAGGGTGCAGGAAAACAGCAGCGAAATCCCTACAGGGAGCATGCCAAGAACGATGGATGTGATCCTCAGAGGGGAAATTGTGGACAGAGCAAAGGCAGGTGAAAAGTGCATCTTTACAGGCGCCTTGATTGTGGTTCCAGACGTCAGTCAGCTCGGGCTTCCGGGTCTCAGGAAAACGGCGGTGAGGGATGATAGGGGTGCTGATGCTGGCGggagtggtgttggtggtttaAAGGCGCTTGGTGTCAGAGATCTGACCTACAGACTGGCCTTCCTGGCGTGCATGGTCACGCCGGATGTGTCTTCTCTTGGTGCCTCTGGTGAGGCCCAGATTGTGGACATGATCGGCAGCCTGAACGGTAATGTGGCGGTCGAGACGGCGGAGAGCTTGAAGGAGATGCAGGATGCCACGCTGAGCTCCTATACACAGGCTGAGGTGGACGATCTCCGTGCCATGGTACACAGTGATCACATCTATTCCAGACTGGTGCAGTCGATTGCGCCAATGGTGTACGGCCACGAGATTGTGAAGAAGGGTATCCTCCTGCAAATGTTGTCTGGAGTGAGCAAAAGCACAGCAGAGGGGATGCAGCTTCGTGGAGACATCAACATCTGCATCGTCGGTgacccatcaacctccaagTCTCAGTTCTTGAAATACGTCTGTAACTTTGCTCCACGGGCAATCTACACTTCTGGCAAggcctcctccgccgccggtCTCACGGCCGCAGTGGTCAAGGATGAAGAGACTGGAGAGTTCACCATCGAAGCCGGCGCTCTGATGCTTGCGGACAACGGCGTCTGCTGCATTGACGAGTTTGACAAGATGGATATTGCCGACCAGGTCGCCATCCACGAAGCGATGGAACAGCAGACAATTTCCATCGCCAAGGCCGGTATCCAGGCAACCCTCAATGCTCGCACCTCTATTCTCGCTGCCGCCAACCCTGTTGGAGGTCGGTACAACCGCAAGACATCTCTCcgcgccaacatcaacatgtCCGCTCCTATCATGTCTCGCTTTGATCTTTTCTTCGTTATTCTCGACGAGTGCAACGAGCAGGTTGATCGTCACCTGGCCTCTCACATCGTCGGCATCCATCAACTCCGTGACGAGGCCGTCGTCCCAGAGTTTTCGACCGAACAACTCCAAAGATACATCCGTTTTGCCCGAACTTACAGGCCAGAGTTTACTGACGAGGCCAAAGAGGTGCTCGTGCAAAGGTACAAGGATCTCAGAGCCGATGACGCGCAGGGCGGCATAGGCAAGAACAGCTATCGCATCACGGTCAGACAATTGGAAAGTATGATCAGATTGTCAGAGGCCATCGCCAAGGCGAACTGCGTTGAAGATATCACGCCAGATTTTGTCAATGAGGCCTACAACCTGTTGAGGCAAAGTATTATCTCTGTGGAACACGATGatgtcgaggttgatgaggaggatgagcagCCTGTTGAGGACGGGGCTGCCTTGAGAGCGGCTGCTGACGCAGCTTCGGGATCTGTTCCTCCTGAAGCTGATGGCGAAGGTGATACAGCCATGGGAGATGCATCCGCTGCCGCTGTGCACAAGGAGAAGCAAACGGTTTCGTATGACAAGTACATCTCCATCGTGAACTTGCTTGTCAGCAaggttgccgaggaggagacaTCTGGAAGCGGCGAGGGcatcgagggcgaggaaCTTGTTCAGTGGTATCTggagcagaaggaggaggaactgACTGGCGAGGAGGACTACGAGCAGGAGTTGGCACTGGCTAAGAAGGTGCTCAAAAAGATGGTCAAG GACAACATTCTCATGGCTATTCGTGGCGAAGGTATGCAAGAAGATACGGAGAATGGCCAGGCCGGACCCTCGGCCGCGGCGCAGAGGATTGTCTATGTCCTGCACCCCAACTGCGCGGTTGAGGACGTATGA
- the RAD18 gene encoding E3 ubiquitin-protein ligase rad18 (EggNog:ENOG503NYXM; COG:L) produces the protein MEVEVSDSTDWLGTPLASLKSVEEALRCHVCKDFFTTPMLTSCSHTFCSLCIRRCLTADSKCPLCRKTVDLSKLRGNGALREAVEAFRGVRDSILKFARTPTPALPRSPKRKATEVDDSDDEFQESKRPRRSTRNRKAREPQASSQLTIEDSEGDLQDDNDGEDEYVPEPNDGLVACPICEQRMKEVLVDRHLDTSCPGEPQPQPKRTPAASRSIASTLLSPSKRPPAAAAKAPERLPTLQYSMVKDQALRKIMRELGLSTAGNRTMLEARHREWLTLWNANCDSANPKSRGALFQDLQVWERTIGTMAPTSSKAANTGAQIKDKDFDVGAWAAKHDSSFKDLIANARRSRQIAEQKAREAAAEEAAKQEASSSVPQPSVPKTSTPSTAESAPLPQTPVLPVQPPPHPSYSHPERWQHQPQPTHYQQP, from the exons atggaggtggaggtaTCAGATTCGACTGACTGGTTGGGAACGCCGCTCGCCAGCTTGAAGTCCGTCGAGGAGGCACTCCGCTGCCATGTCTGCAAGGACTTCTTCACAACACCGATGCTTACTTCCTGCAGCCATACATTCTGTTCGCTTTGTATTAGGAGGTGTCTCACCGCCGACAGCAAATGCCCGCTTTGCCGGAAGACTGTCGACCTCTCCAAACTGCGGGGCAACGGTGCCCTGCGAGAGGCAGTCGAAGCATTTAGGGGAGTCCGAGATAGCATTCTCAAATTCGCAAGAACGCCAACGCCGGCTCTACCGAGATCTCCTAAGAGAAAAGCGACCGAGGTGGACGACTCCGACGACGAGTTTCAGGAAAGCAAACGGCCAAGGAGGTCTACGAGAAATCGCAAGGCAAGGGAACCACAAGCATCCAGTCAACTGACTATTGAGGATTCGGAGGGTGACCTGCAAGATGACAatgatggggaagatgaATATGTGCCAGAGCCTA ATGACGGACTGGTCGCGTGCCCTATATGCGAACAGCGCATGAAAGAAGTTCTTGTCGACAGACATCTTGACACCTCGTGTCCAGGTGAACCTCAGCCTCAGCCAAAACGCACGCCAGCCGCCAGCCGCTCGATCGCCTCTACCCTGCTATCACCCTCCAAGAGACCACCAGCCGCGGCTGCCAAGGCCCCCGAGCGTCTTCCAACTCTTCAATACTCTATGGTGAAGGATCAGGCTCTTCGGAAAATCATGCGAGAGCTGGGCCTGTCCACTGCTGGCAACCGAACGATGCTCGAAGCAAGACACCGAGAGTGGCTCACACTTTGGAATGCGAACTGCGATTCTGCCAATCCCAAGTCCCGCGGGGCTCTATTTCAGGATTTGCAGGTGTGGGAAAGGACTATAGGCACCATGGCACCCACCAGCTCCAAAGCAGCCAACACAGGCGCTCAAATCAAGGACAAAGATTTTGATGTTGGCGCTTGGGCGGCAAAGCACGACTCTTCCTTTAAAGACTTGATTGCGAACGCGAGGAGAAGTAGGCAAATTGCTGAGCAAAAGGCCAGAGAGGCTGCTGCCGAAGAAGCTGCGAAACAAGAAGCAAGCTCATCAGTCCCACAGCCTTCGGTACCAAAAACGTCGACACCATCAACGGCGGAATCAGCCCCTTTGCCACAAACACCAGTGTTACCGGTTCAACCGCCACCACACCCGTCATACTCTCACCCGGAGCGTTggcaacatcaaccccaaccaacgCACTATCAACAGCCATAA
- a CDS encoding hypothetical protein (EggNog:ENOG503NXTY; COG:O), producing the protein MFFERWFAAGLAGILAASGVNAQACTSNLLIDNFTKWTSGVNNLESPNGDDGSMEFIAAGTGQVVFTPKDTTSYFYESFECQPAVTNGYGGLQFTVEGPAGASFALELQTTSSCSANDGTYKSHYTIIENLTGSRQTINVPLVGFDNEPNYDAVVGWVWAVFSQSNVQWSIGNITWICGNVAQPTSPGSTSVPTRSTIVPTATRSTIAPPVTTSQPATCFNLLIDDWASQSRLTFLGYNAMGQATSDDGTMSSVVVSNNRVLLYPKDANSYFYSQFGCLNANNRYGGISFRVRAARGTSFSVALGWSDSCGSTNVKTVSLTTAQLKWTFDGTEKLYSFPFSVFSGVDTTKLDMIYFSGLNAGIILGPMSFYCGSTATEYVAPASSPAPSALTRTTTQVATPSAKGYVIDTFSNENTNSLGEWHGPDEGMAVTFGNNAITIRTNDSDQSWNTQLANKCADLRNLTGGYLHIAYSGSNKFSIALQQHNSKCNETMAPYPETWDSVEASRYATTSDIYVPITHFSINLQRVIGFNLRGFYTSEPTTITKIEIVTSIPPNFKIPPKLASGRLVFACTRPNSFAFAIDDGNPEYIPQVMKILKEANIPLTFFTVGLPLLDQSNGLAAAYKDMASRGHQIALHSYTHPKMEGLATEQAIDWEIQNDIGAVRQVFPNLRSSYFRPPFGTEGARMRQRLAANLNDPEPYIVGWSIDVEDWLWAESSTPNKQLDAFKRDLAKGGNLMVMHYLHQSTVDLLPEFIKLAKASGKRLMRVDQCLEDPKAPALT; encoded by the exons ATGTTCTTCGAGCGTTGGTTCGCCGCCGGGCTGGCTGGCATTCTGGCTGCCTCTGGAGTAAACGCACAAGCCTGCACATCTAATCTTCTTATCGACAACTTCACCAAATGGACCAGCGGTGTCAATAACCTTGAATCCCCAAACGGCG ATGACGGTTCAATGGAATTCATTGCGGCTGGGACAGGTCAAGTTGTCTTCACCCCCAAGGATACCACCTCGTATTTTTATGAATCATTCGAATGCCAACCTGCCGTTACAAACGGATATGGAGGATTGCAATTCACCGTCGAGGGCCCTGCCGGTGCTTCGTTTGCTCTAGAGCTTCAGACAACTTCGTCTTGTAGCGCCAACGACGGGACATACAAGAGTCACTACACCATCATCGAGAACCTGACCGGAAGCCGCCAGACAATTAATGTTCCCTTGGTCGGCTTTGACAACGAACCCAACTACGATGCTGTTGtcggttgggtttgggctgTATTTTCACAGTCCAATGTTCAATGGTCGATTGGCAATATCACATGGATATGCGGGAATGTGGCTCAGCCAACGTCCCCTGGTTCAACAA GTGTACCGACAAGATCAACCATCGTCCCTACCGCAACTCGATCCACAATAGCACCGCCAgtcaccaccagccagccCGCAACGTGCTTCAACTTGTTGATTGATGACTGGGCTTCTCAGTCCCGTCTTACATTCTTGGGCTACAACGCTATGGGGCAAGCAACGAGCGATGATGGAACAATGTCAAGTGTCGttgtcagcaacaacagggTCCTCCTTTACCCCAAAGATGCCAACTCGTACTTTTACAGTCAGTTTGGTTGTTTGAATGCCAACAACAGATACGGAGGCATCTCGTTCAGGGTCAGGGCGGCACGAGGCACAAGCTTTTCAGTGGCTCTGGGATGGTCCGATAGTTGTGGCTCAACCAACGTCAAGACGGTTAGTTTGACAACAGCGCAGTTAAAGTGGACATTCGATGGCACCGAGAAGCTGTactccttccccttttcaGTGTTCAGTGGCGTCGATACGACAAAGCTGGATATGATTTATTTTTCCGGCCTCAATGCGggcatcatcctcggccCCATGTCCTTCTACTGCGGATCGACAGCTACCGAGTACGTCGCGCCAGCATCGTCACCAGCTCCCTCTGCCCTCACGCGCACAACAACCCAGGTGGCAACCCCAAGTGCCAAGGGTTATGTTATTGACACATTCTCCAACGAAAATACCAACTCGCTGGGCGAATGGCACGGTCCGGATGAGGGCATGGCGGTCACATTTGGCAACAACGCCATTACAATCCGTACCAACGACTCTGATCAAAGCTGGAACACTCAGTTGGCCAACAAGTGCGCCGACCTCCGCAACCTGACAGGAGGCTATCTCCATATCGCGTACTCGGGTAGCAACAAGTTTAGTATCgccctccaacaacacaacTCCAAGTGCAACGAGACGATGGCCCCCTATCCCGAGACCTGGGATTCCGTGGAAGCCTCTCGCTACGCAACCACCTCCGACATCTACGTCCCCATCACCCACTTCAGCATCAACCTCCAGCGCGTCATTGGTTTCAACCTCCGCGGCTTCTACACTTCAGAGCCGACAACAATTACCAAGATCGAAATCGTCACCTCCATCCCGCCCAACTTCAAGATCCCGCCCAAGCTAGCCTCGGGCAGGCTAGTGTTCGCCTGCACCCGCCCCAACTCCTTCGCCTTTGCCATTGACGACGGAAACCCAGAGTACATCCCCCAGGTCATGAAGATCCTCAAAGAagccaacatccccctcaccttcttcaccgtTGGCCTGCCCCTCCTAGATCAGAGCAACGGCCTGGCAGCAGCGTACAAAGACATGGCCTCTCGCGGCCACCAGATCGCCCTGCACAGCTACACGCACCCCAAGATGGAAGGCCTCGCCACCGAGCAAGCCATCGACTGGGAGATCCAAAACGACATTGGTGCCGTCCGCCAGGTGTTTCCAAACCTACGGTCGTCCTACTTTCGCCCTCCGTTCGGAACAGAAGGTGCGAGAATGAGACAGCGCCTGGCGGCAAACCTGAACGATCCAGAGCCGTATATTGTTGGGTGGAGCATCGACGTGGAGGACTGGCTTTGGGCTGAATCATCCACTCCCAACAAGCAGCTCGATGCGTTCAAGCGCGATCTGGCCAAGGGCGGGAACTTGATGGTGATGCATTACTTGCACCAAAGCACGGTGGACTTGTTGCCCGAGTTTATCAAACTGGCCAAAGCGAGcgggaagaggttgatgagggtggaTCAGTGCTTGGAGGACCCGAAGGCGCCGGCTCTGACTTGA